The following coding sequences lie in one Lolium perenne isolate Kyuss_39 chromosome 2, Kyuss_2.0, whole genome shotgun sequence genomic window:
- the LOC127331015 gene encoding serine/threonine-protein kinase TIO has protein sequence MVVEDYHVVELVGDGSFGKVYMGRRKYSRQTVAMKFILKHGKNDKDIHNLRQEIEILRKLKHENIIEMIDAFETPQEFCVVTEFAQGELFEVLEDDKCLPEEQVQAIAK, from the exons ATGGTGGTGGAGGACTACCATGTGGTGGAGCTCGTCGGGGATGGGTCCTTCGGGAAGGTCTACATGGGGAGGCGCAAGTACTCTAGACAG ACGGTTGCCATGAAGTTTATACTTAAGCATGGGAAGAACGACAAGGACATCCACAACCTAAGGCAGGAGATCGAG ATTCTGAGAAAACTCAAACATGAGAATATAATTGAAATGATCGATGCCTTTGAAACCCCTCAAGAGTTTTGTGTCGTCACAGAGTTTGCACAG GGAGAGCTCTTTGAGGTGCTCGAGGATGATAAGTGCCTTCCAGAAGAACAAGTTCAAGCAATTGCTAAGTAG